From a region of the Methanolinea sp. genome:
- a CDS encoding acetyl-CoA carboxylase biotin carboxylase subunit — protein sequence MKYFEKVLIANRGEIAIRVMRACREMNIETIAIYSTVDKDALHVKYADGAFLVGEAPPAKSYLNVDRIIDIARLSGSEAIHPGYGFLAENYSFAKRCTDEGITFIGPSWKTIQAMGSKIESKQTMRDAGVPVVPGSPGSVKSAADAHKVAAEIGYPVIVKASAGGGGIGMQIVGKEEALDEAINAGMRMAESAFGDSTVFIEKYLGKPRHIEFQVLADEHGNVVHLYDRECSIQRRHQKLVEEAPCPIMTPELRERMAQSAITVAQASDYWNAGTVEFLYADGDYYFMEMNTRLQVEHTVTELITGIDIVKQQLAVAAGETLPFEQDEISIRGHAIECRINAEDPLNNFAADPGKILRYRSPGGPGMRVDSGIHMGYTIPAVYDSMIAKLCSWGMNRQEAIARMRRAIYEYVIIGVKTTLPFHHAVMHNKHFINGDTHTHFLQEGHIQKTLARYVREEEKRMQTLAASLRHGKEIAAITGAISAYIQSQKEE from the coding sequence ATGAAATACTTCGAGAAGGTGCTCATCGCCAACCGGGGCGAGATCGCTATCCGGGTGATGCGGGCCTGCCGGGAGATGAATATCGAGACCATTGCCATCTACTCCACGGTCGATAAGGACGCGCTCCACGTCAAGTACGCTGACGGGGCATTCCTTGTAGGAGAAGCCCCTCCGGCGAAGAGTTACCTGAACGTGGACCGGATTATCGATATTGCCCGGTTGTCCGGGAGCGAGGCCATACACCCGGGATACGGGTTTCTTGCCGAGAACTATTCCTTTGCGAAGCGGTGCACCGATGAAGGCATCACCTTTATCGGGCCTTCATGGAAGACCATCCAGGCCATGGGGTCAAAGATCGAGAGCAAGCAGACCATGCGGGATGCAGGTGTCCCGGTCGTTCCCGGGAGCCCCGGCAGTGTGAAGAGCGCTGCGGACGCCCATAAGGTTGCCGCCGAGATCGGGTACCCGGTTATTGTGAAGGCAAGTGCCGGTGGCGGGGGAATCGGCATGCAAATCGTCGGGAAAGAGGAAGCCCTCGACGAGGCAATCAATGCCGGGATGCGCATGGCCGAATCGGCGTTCGGTGATTCAACGGTCTTCATCGAGAAGTACCTGGGCAAGCCCCGCCACATCGAGTTCCAGGTTCTCGCCGATGAACATGGCAACGTGGTCCACCTGTACGACCGCGAATGCTCCATCCAGCGCCGTCACCAGAAACTGGTCGAGGAGGCACCCTGCCCCATCATGACCCCAGAGCTTCGCGAGCGGATGGCCCAGTCAGCGATTACCGTGGCCCAGGCATCCGATTACTGGAACGCCGGGACGGTCGAATTCCTGTATGCAGACGGCGACTATTACTTCATGGAGATGAACACGCGGCTGCAGGTCGAGCACACGGTGACCGAGCTGATCACCGGAATCGATATCGTCAAGCAGCAGCTGGCTGTCGCTGCAGGTGAGACGCTGCCGTTCGAACAGGACGAGATATCCATCCGCGGGCATGCTATCGAATGCCGGATCAATGCCGAGGATCCTTTGAATAACTTTGCCGCCGACCCCGGGAAGATCCTCCGTTACCGGTCACCGGGCGGGCCGGGAATGAGGGTCGATTCCGGAATCCACATGGGCTACACGATACCGGCGGTCTACGATTCGATGATCGCCAAGCTCTGTTCCTGGGGAATGAACCGGCAGGAGGCCATCGCCCGGATGCGGCGTGCCATCTACGAGTATGTCATCATCGGGGTGAAGACCACGCTTCCCTTCCACCACGCGGTGATGCACAACAAGCACTTCATCAACGGGGACACCCATACCCATTTCCTCCAGGAGGGGCATATCCAGAAGACGCTTGCCCGGTACGTGCGGGAGGAGGAAAAGAGGATGCAGACCCTTGCTGCATCCCTCCGGCACGGCAAGGAGATCGCCGCCATCACCGGGGCGATCAGCGCCTATATCCAGAGCCAGAAGGAGGAGTGA